From Streptomyces sp. NBC_00683, one genomic window encodes:
- a CDS encoding ABC transporter permease has protein sequence MTTTTDAVKTISPRALTWTRRRVATARFWREYRSHRAGLAGLAVLAVIALIALFAPLLVGADSQSVTQAPGGPLESPSAEFPLGTDQFGRSLLALLVWGTRVSLTVGLLAAFLSVAIGTLVGITAGHFKGWYGNVVMRITDWFLVMPTLVLAIALATVLSRSVWTTILAIGVTTWPTTARLVRAQTLSVESRPYIERSKALGGGHGHIMSRHVLPNVMPLVLAQTTLVISTAILTEATLAFLGLGDPTIVSWGGLLQDAREAGAVSSGNWWYLAPPGLAIAVVALAFTLCGRTIESVLNPKLGVTR, from the coding sequence ATGACGACCACGACCGACGCGGTGAAGACCATCAGCCCGCGTGCCCTCACCTGGACCCGCAGGCGCGTCGCCACCGCCCGCTTCTGGCGCGAGTACCGCAGCCACCGCGCGGGCCTCGCCGGCCTCGCCGTACTCGCGGTCATCGCGCTCATCGCGCTGTTCGCCCCGCTGCTGGTGGGAGCGGACTCGCAGAGCGTCACCCAGGCGCCGGGCGGTCCTCTGGAGTCACCGAGCGCCGAATTCCCGCTCGGCACCGACCAGTTCGGCCGCAGTCTGCTGGCCCTGCTCGTATGGGGGACGCGGGTCTCACTGACCGTCGGCCTGCTCGCTGCGTTCCTCTCGGTCGCCATCGGGACCCTGGTGGGCATCACGGCCGGTCACTTCAAGGGCTGGTACGGGAACGTGGTCATGCGGATCACCGACTGGTTCCTGGTGATGCCGACCCTGGTGCTGGCCATCGCGCTGGCCACGGTGCTGTCGCGGTCGGTCTGGACGACGATCCTCGCCATCGGCGTGACGACCTGGCCGACGACGGCACGGCTGGTCCGTGCGCAGACGCTGTCCGTGGAGTCACGTCCGTACATCGAGCGTTCCAAGGCGCTCGGCGGGGGCCACGGCCACATCATGTCCCGTCACGTGCTGCCCAATGTGATGCCGCTGGTGCTCGCACAGACCACGCTGGTGATCTCCACGGCCATCCTCACCGAGGCGACCCTCGCCTTCCTCGGGCTCGGCGATCCGACGATCGTCTCCTGGGGCGGGCTGCTCCAGGACGCCCGTGAGGCCGGAGCGGTCAGCTCCGGCAACTGGTGGTACCTCGCTCCGCCCGGACTCGCCATCGCGGTCGTCGCCCTCGCGTTCACGCTGTGCGGCCGCACGATCGAGTCCGTGCTCAACCCCAAGCTGGGGGTGACCCGTTGA
- a CDS encoding ABC transporter ATP-binding protein — protein MTAVKTETVTEPETRQPLLDVRNLHITYGTGDSAVPAVRGVDLRVEAGQKLGIAGESGCGKSTLALALLRLLPASATLSGEILLDGEDILTMKWGRLRAVRWAGASIVFQGAMHSLNAVHRIGDQIAEPILLHKKATPAAAHKRAGELLEQVGLPAARADAYPHELSGGQRQRVMIAMALACDPRLIIADEPTTALDVMIQAQILRLIEQLVADQDLGLIMISHDLAVLSDTCDRLSVMYAGRIVEEGPAKQVYENARHPYGNALSAAFPRIGDLSSRHAPRGLPGDPPDPSALPSGCTFHPRCPVALDSCATEDQELRDAGQDRRAACVLVEPDAVTAPGPQDGADKARSTS, from the coding sequence TTGACCGCTGTGAAGACAGAGACCGTGACGGAACCGGAGACCCGGCAGCCGTTGCTCGACGTCAGGAACCTCCACATCACCTACGGCACGGGAGACTCGGCCGTCCCCGCCGTACGCGGCGTCGACCTGCGGGTCGAGGCGGGCCAGAAGCTCGGCATCGCCGGGGAGTCCGGCTGCGGGAAGTCGACGCTGGCGCTCGCGCTGCTGCGGCTGCTGCCGGCGTCCGCGACCCTGAGCGGTGAGATCCTGCTGGACGGCGAGGACATCCTCACCATGAAGTGGGGCCGGCTGCGCGCCGTGCGCTGGGCGGGGGCGTCGATCGTCTTCCAGGGCGCGATGCACTCGCTGAACGCCGTGCACCGGATCGGGGACCAGATCGCCGAGCCGATCCTGCTGCACAAGAAGGCCACCCCGGCCGCCGCGCACAAGCGGGCGGGCGAACTGCTGGAACAGGTGGGGCTTCCCGCCGCGCGGGCCGACGCCTATCCCCACGAGCTGTCCGGCGGGCAGCGCCAGCGCGTGATGATCGCCATGGCACTGGCCTGCGACCCGCGGCTGATCATCGCCGACGAGCCGACCACCGCGCTCGACGTGATGATCCAGGCGCAGATCCTGCGGCTGATCGAGCAGCTCGTCGCCGACCAGGACCTCGGGCTCATCATGATCAGCCATGACCTGGCGGTGCTCTCCGACACCTGTGACCGCCTGTCGGTGATGTACGCGGGCCGGATCGTCGAGGAGGGTCCCGCCAAACAGGTGTACGAGAACGCCAGGCACCCCTACGGAAACGCGCTGTCGGCCGCCTTCCCGCGGATCGGTGACCTCTCCTCCCGGCACGCGCCGCGCGGTCTGCCGGGCGACCCGCCGGACCCGTCGGCGCTGCCGTCCGGCTGTACGTTCCATCCGCGCTGCCCGGTGGCACTGGACTCCTGCGCCACCGAGGACCAGGAGCTGCGGGACGCGGGGCAGGACCGGCGTGCGGCCTGTGTGCTGGTGGAGCCGGATGCGGTCACGGCGCCCGGTCCGCAGGACGGCGCCGACAAGGCAAGGAGCACGTCATGA
- a CDS encoding ABC transporter ATP-binding protein translates to MTTTPPAPLLSAEALKVTFPGRRGAATARAVDGVDLDIRPGEIVALVGESGCGKTTLARSLLGLVPPTSGRVTFGGKPLDYAGRALKAYRKRVQLVLQDPSGSLNPRHTVYDAVAEGLRIHGYAGDEQAAVAEALARAGLRPPERFFLRYPHELSGGQRQRVVIAGALVLEPELIVADEPVASLDASVRGEILALLLRLRDELGLSALVVTHDLGLAWNIADRVAVMYLGRIVETGDVEQILTAPRHPYTQALLSVLPEAEGDPVILTGEPPDPSKVPSGCRFHARCQVLASGEAERAGVADACRTKDLPVLEGGGRTQVACHWAAATAASPAGV, encoded by the coding sequence ATGACCACCACTCCCCCGGCTCCGCTGCTCAGTGCGGAGGCTCTGAAGGTCACCTTCCCGGGCCGGCGCGGGGCGGCGACGGCACGCGCCGTCGACGGGGTCGACCTGGACATCCGGCCCGGCGAGATCGTCGCCCTGGTCGGCGAGTCGGGCTGCGGCAAGACGACGCTGGCCCGCTCGCTGCTGGGCCTCGTACCGCCCACGTCGGGCCGGGTCACGTTCGGCGGCAAGCCGCTGGACTACGCGGGCCGCGCCCTCAAGGCGTACCGCAAGCGGGTGCAGTTGGTGCTGCAGGATCCCAGCGGCTCCCTCAACCCGCGCCACACGGTGTACGACGCGGTGGCGGAGGGCCTGCGCATCCACGGGTACGCGGGGGACGAACAGGCGGCCGTGGCAGAGGCGCTGGCACGGGCGGGGCTGCGGCCCCCGGAGCGGTTCTTCCTCCGGTACCCGCACGAGCTGTCCGGCGGCCAGCGCCAGCGCGTCGTGATCGCGGGCGCGCTGGTCCTGGAGCCGGAACTCATCGTCGCGGACGAGCCCGTGGCCTCGCTGGACGCGTCCGTGCGCGGCGAGATCCTGGCACTGCTGCTGCGGCTGCGCGACGAGCTGGGCCTGTCGGCGCTGGTGGTCACGCACGATCTGGGTCTGGCGTGGAACATCGCGGACCGGGTGGCGGTGATGTATCTGGGCCGCATCGTCGAGACGGGCGACGTGGAGCAGATCCTTACGGCACCCCGGCACCCGTACACCCAGGCGCTGCTGTCCGTGCTGCCGGAGGCCGAGGGCGATCCGGTGATCCTGACCGGGGAGCCGCCGGACCCCTCGAAGGTGCCCTCGGGCTGCCGGTTCCATGCCCGCTGCCAGGTCCTCGCCTCGGGCGAGGCGGAGCGTGCGGGGGTCGCGGACGCGTGCCGTACGAAGGACCTGCCGGTGCTGGAGGGCGGCGGCCGGACGCAGGTCGCGTGCCACTGGGCGGCGGCGACCGCGGCGAGCCCGGCCGGCGTGTGA
- a CDS encoding XdhC family protein gives MRELLSELRDWHDSGVPFALATVVAVRGSAPRAPGAVMAVTADGRVVGSVSGGCVESDVYEVATETLATGSPLLRTYGISDDEAFGVGLTCGGTIDVLVQPFVTADDRDRLRELVDTVAAGERVAVATVVSGAAPVGARRVVLADRVTGSLGSEGLDAAVTDDARGLLAQGATGSHRYGAHGERRMEDVTVFVQTYAPAPRMLVFGAIDHAAATARIGSFLGYRVTVCDARPAFATRERFPTADEVVCAWPHTYLESTAVDARTVVCVLTHDPKFDVPLLAAALRTPAAYIGVMGSRRTHQDRIARLREAGVDEAGLARLASPVGLDLGARTPEETAVSIAAEIIQHRWGGTGRPLGELTGTIHHHRT, from the coding sequence GTGCGTGAACTGCTGTCGGAACTGCGTGACTGGCACGACTCAGGTGTGCCCTTCGCCCTGGCCACCGTCGTGGCCGTACGGGGCAGCGCGCCGCGTGCCCCCGGTGCGGTGATGGCGGTGACCGCCGACGGTCGGGTGGTGGGCAGCGTCTCCGGCGGGTGTGTCGAGAGTGACGTGTACGAGGTGGCCACCGAGACACTCGCCACCGGCAGCCCCCTGCTGCGGACCTACGGCATCAGCGACGACGAGGCCTTCGGCGTCGGACTGACCTGCGGCGGCACGATCGACGTCCTGGTACAGCCCTTCGTCACGGCGGACGACAGGGACCGGCTGCGCGAGCTCGTCGACACCGTCGCCGCCGGGGAACGGGTCGCTGTCGCGACCGTGGTGTCCGGAGCGGCACCCGTCGGCGCCCGCCGGGTGGTCCTGGCCGACCGTGTCACGGGTTCGCTCGGCAGCGAGGGCCTCGACGCGGCCGTCACCGACGACGCGCGCGGACTGCTCGCCCAGGGAGCCACGGGAAGCCACCGGTACGGAGCGCACGGCGAGCGCCGCATGGAGGACGTGACCGTCTTCGTCCAGACGTACGCGCCCGCACCCCGCATGCTCGTCTTCGGGGCCATCGACCACGCGGCTGCCACCGCGAGGATCGGTTCCTTCCTCGGCTACCGGGTGACGGTGTGCGACGCCCGTCCGGCCTTCGCCACCCGGGAACGCTTCCCCACGGCCGACGAGGTCGTCTGCGCCTGGCCGCACACCTATCTGGAGTCGACGGCCGTGGATGCGCGCACCGTGGTCTGCGTACTGACGCACGACCCGAAGTTCGACGTGCCCCTGCTGGCCGCGGCGCTGCGCACCCCTGCCGCGTACATCGGCGTGATGGGCAGCAGGCGCACCCACCAGGACCGGATCGCCCGGCTGCGCGAGGCCGGGGTGGACGAGGCGGGACTGGCCCGCCTCGCGTCACCCGTGGGCCTGGACCTCGGAGCCCGTACGCCGGAGGAGACGGCCGTCTCCATCGCCGCCGAGATCATCCAGCACCGCTGGGGCGGCACGGGGCGCCCGCTGGGCGAGCTCACCGGGACGATCCACCACCACCGGACCTGA
- a CDS encoding bifunctional riboflavin kinase/FAD synthetase, producing the protein MQRWRGLEDIPEDWGRSVVTIGSYDGVHRGHQLIIGRAVEQARALGIPSVVVTFDPHPSEVVRPGSHPPLLAPHDRRAELMADLGVDAVLILPFTTDFSKLAPADFIVKVLVDKLHAQLVIEGPNFRFGHRAAGNVALLTELGATYDYSVEVIDLFVSGEAGGGEPFSSTLTRRLIAEGDVAGAAEILGRPHRVEGIVVRGAQRGRELGFPTANVETLPHTAIPADGVYAGWLTVNGEAMPAAISVGTNPQFNGTERTVEAYAIDRVGLDLYGLHVAVDFLAYVRGMLKFDSIDDLLVAMAADVKRSSELTAAYERA; encoded by the coding sequence GTGCAGCGCTGGCGTGGCTTGGAGGACATCCCCGAGGACTGGGGACGCAGCGTCGTCACCATCGGCTCCTACGACGGGGTGCACCGCGGACACCAGCTGATCATCGGCCGGGCCGTGGAGCAGGCGCGCGCGCTCGGCATTCCGTCCGTCGTCGTCACCTTCGACCCGCATCCCAGCGAGGTCGTACGCCCCGGCAGCCACCCGCCGCTGCTCGCCCCGCACGACCGGCGTGCCGAGCTGATGGCGGACCTGGGTGTGGACGCGGTGCTGATCCTGCCGTTCACCACCGACTTCTCGAAGCTGGCGCCCGCCGACTTCATCGTGAAGGTCCTCGTCGACAAGCTGCACGCGCAGCTGGTCATCGAGGGCCCGAACTTCCGCTTCGGACACCGGGCGGCGGGCAACGTCGCACTGCTCACCGAGCTCGGTGCCACGTACGACTACAGCGTCGAGGTCATCGATCTCTTCGTGAGCGGCGAGGCGGGCGGCGGCGAGCCGTTCTCCTCGACCCTGACCCGCCGGCTGATCGCCGAGGGCGATGTGGCGGGGGCAGCCGAGATCCTCGGCCGCCCGCACCGCGTCGAGGGCATCGTCGTGCGCGGCGCGCAGCGCGGCCGCGAGCTCGGCTTCCCGACGGCGAACGTGGAGACCCTGCCGCACACCGCGATCCCCGCCGACGGCGTCTACGCGGGCTGGCTGACGGTGAACGGCGAGGCCATGCCCGCCGCGATCTCCGTCGGCACGAACCCGCAGTTCAACGGCACGGAGCGGACCGTCGAGGCGTACGCGATCGACAGGGTCGGCCTCGACCTGTACGGGCTGCACGTGGCGGTGGACTTCCTCGCGTACGTACGCGGCATGCTGAAGTTCGACTCCATCGACGACCTGCTCGTGGCGATGGCCGCCGACGTGAAGCGCTCCAGCGAGCTGACCGCCGCGTACGAACGGGCCTGA
- a CDS encoding serine protease, with translation MGSGDRSKLVRICDQAGRPRGTGFVADDRGTVVTGHQAVASGQPLVLHGADGRTCPAGTGDITSLPGLGLALLRTGGPEVLGVEPLPIAARDRVGTGTYVRIAAHGWREARVLGTTPATYDEGGRSHRLAAAMELALGTDGRDALRSGGAAVGGPVTDPDTGAVLGVLSTALRAEHEAAGLAVLLPGPDHGRDGPLEELLRRNASGVPGYGCDLNLAGALQLTATSLGSAGRADGTEAVERPHITDEFTAFESGSGPVLGVVGAPGTGRTTELAALAARRSRGQVPALTVWLRGADLLAEDTSVADAITRALRRSGRIVSAAGARGDMTTATPERVARLAAASGNPLLVVVDGPEEMPPLLAHRLAEWTRGTVDWLCCHGVRMVVACRTEHWETAGALYPPDVLHGPQRPARRLPPAVRLGDLTADQAERARERYDIPPDAIAPGHDRHPLTLRLLAEVRGALPPDVPGRPGTEEVFAAWLDLACVRIAVRIGAEAEPRLRGTAVRRLAAKVAGQVHEAARRCLGPGQGELDRATFEEIFPWRTGWASAVLTEGLLVPAGAGYRFAHEELGDWVQGAHLDLDAALRSLVHRWHTAEVPAPSRADAQRPAAPPEPSGGAEPRNLPVPRHRIGPVIQAMLLLGRRQGSAALAHRMADLIEATDRLSAGAEPGGAASARHADAVWWAAHLLGESLLRVPDARPYLGVLRVLTGRITRRSPAPGAYAEFGPWFWRRLRLPEEDRIDLLRRLVPADGAPRADGDERYLDAVARRLAANPRTVQALLCRWFTDESPLPAEEGMPMRLTVAAAAQALLYARRDLAVDDLTEALVDTSHPRAAELLTALAEDEPSALCRAVDRWARDEERPARRAAAAVHATLTAPLATSDADRALLRGAALTLLARAGDTALHAPALTLLVRDPQTRIRYLPQALRVFAAGDPRLPVALLAEVFPEYPEPVLAAFRARLAVPGDAADEVLGALAGLDTPALALHAPGLVRQYIDNHPGRGAQAAAYVERRLEHSPAARALLLPLVTGLLRDRPAPAPVRAALARVLAAPGSAGSRPLRSELLEVLLDFEQDTGRDPAVLEALLRAAAAGSGRRPEARTRALVHRTGMLLVRTPEGAVRFDRGLVDLAREVPGFALLVTRWLADAPQEWAAVVGPSARRTVEGLERSQPGMPMPMQAVGREHGSLRPA, from the coding sequence ATGGGCAGCGGGGACCGGTCGAAACTGGTAAGAATCTGCGATCAGGCCGGCCGGCCGCGGGGGACCGGATTCGTCGCGGACGACCGCGGCACGGTCGTCACCGGACATCAGGCCGTCGCCTCCGGTCAACCCCTGGTGCTGCACGGGGCGGACGGCCGGACCTGCCCCGCGGGAACCGGCGACATCACCTCCCTGCCCGGCCTCGGCCTCGCGCTGCTGCGCACCGGCGGACCCGAAGTCCTCGGTGTGGAACCGCTCCCCATCGCCGCACGCGACCGCGTCGGGACAGGCACCTACGTGCGGATCGCCGCCCACGGCTGGCGGGAGGCGCGCGTACTGGGCACGACCCCGGCGACGTACGACGAGGGCGGACGCAGCCACCGGCTGGCCGCCGCGATGGAGCTGGCCCTCGGCACGGACGGGCGCGACGCGCTGCGGTCGGGCGGCGCCGCCGTGGGCGGGCCCGTCACCGACCCGGACACCGGCGCCGTCCTCGGCGTGCTCTCCACCGCGCTGCGGGCGGAGCACGAGGCGGCGGGGCTCGCGGTGCTCCTCCCCGGCCCGGACCACGGCCGGGACGGACCGCTGGAGGAGCTGCTGCGGCGCAACGCGAGCGGTGTCCCCGGATACGGATGCGACCTCAACCTGGCGGGGGCACTGCAGCTGACCGCGACCTCGCTCGGCTCCGCGGGACGGGCCGACGGTACGGAGGCCGTCGAACGTCCGCACATCACCGACGAGTTCACCGCATTCGAGTCCGGTTCGGGACCGGTACTCGGCGTCGTCGGGGCGCCCGGCACGGGGCGGACCACGGAGCTGGCGGCCCTCGCCGCCCGCCGTTCCCGCGGTCAGGTTCCCGCCCTGACCGTCTGGCTGCGCGGCGCCGATCTGCTGGCCGAGGACACCTCGGTCGCGGACGCGATCACCCGTGCGCTCCGCCGCTCCGGACGGATCGTCTCGGCGGCCGGGGCCCGGGGCGACATGACGACGGCCACTCCCGAGAGGGTGGCCCGCCTCGCCGCGGCGTCCGGCAACCCGCTGCTGGTCGTCGTGGACGGTCCCGAGGAGATGCCGCCCCTGCTGGCCCACCGGCTCGCCGAGTGGACCCGCGGGACGGTGGACTGGCTGTGCTGCCACGGGGTGCGGATGGTCGTCGCCTGCCGCACCGAGCACTGGGAGACCGCAGGCGCGCTGTATCCGCCGGACGTCCTGCACGGCCCGCAGCGGCCCGCCCGCCGGCTGCCGCCCGCCGTCCGGCTGGGCGACCTGACCGCGGACCAGGCGGAGCGGGCCAGGGAGCGCTACGACATCCCGCCTGACGCGATCGCACCGGGACACGACCGGCACCCGCTGACCCTGCGGCTGCTCGCCGAGGTACGGGGCGCGCTGCCGCCCGACGTACCGGGCAGGCCCGGCACCGAAGAGGTCTTCGCGGCCTGGCTGGACCTCGCCTGCGTGCGGATCGCCGTCCGCATCGGGGCGGAGGCCGAACCGAGACTCCGGGGCACGGCGGTCCGCAGGCTGGCCGCGAAGGTGGCGGGACAGGTCCACGAAGCGGCCCGGCGCTGCCTCGGGCCGGGGCAGGGGGAGCTGGACCGTGCGACGTTCGAGGAAATCTTCCCGTGGCGTACGGGATGGGCCTCGGCCGTCCTCACCGAGGGACTCCTCGTACCGGCGGGCGCCGGATACCGCTTCGCCCACGAGGAGCTGGGCGACTGGGTGCAGGGTGCCCACCTGGACCTGGACGCCGCACTGCGCTCCCTGGTCCACCGCTGGCACACCGCAGAGGTGCCCGCACCCTCCCGGGCGGACGCACAGCGGCCCGCGGCACCGCCGGAGCCGTCCGGGGGCGCCGAACCCCGCAACCTCCCCGTGCCGCGCCATCGCATCGGCCCGGTGATCCAGGCGATGCTCCTGCTGGGGCGCCGCCAGGGGAGCGCGGCGCTGGCGCACCGGATGGCCGACCTGATCGAGGCGACGGACCGTCTGAGCGCCGGTGCCGAGCCCGGCGGCGCCGCGTCCGCCCGGCATGCCGACGCCGTGTGGTGGGCGGCCCACCTGCTCGGGGAGAGCCTGCTCAGAGTTCCCGACGCCCGGCCCTACCTCGGGGTGCTGCGCGTCCTCACCGGACGGATCACCCGGCGGTCCCCTGCCCCAGGTGCCTACGCCGAATTCGGGCCGTGGTTCTGGCGGAGGCTCCGGCTGCCGGAGGAGGACCGGATCGACCTGCTCCGCCGCCTCGTACCGGCCGACGGAGCCCCGCGCGCCGACGGGGACGAACGGTATCTGGACGCCGTGGCCCGGCGGCTCGCCGCGAACCCGCGGACGGTGCAGGCACTGCTGTGCCGCTGGTTCACCGACGAGAGCCCGCTGCCCGCCGAGGAGGGCATGCCGATGCGGCTCACCGTGGCCGCGGCCGCACAGGCCCTGCTGTACGCCCGCCGCGACCTCGCCGTCGACGACCTGACCGAAGCGCTGGTGGACACCTCCCACCCGCGCGCCGCCGAACTGCTCACCGCCCTCGCCGAGGACGAGCCGTCCGCGCTCTGCAGGGCCGTCGACCGCTGGGCACGCGACGAGGAGCGGCCCGCGCGCCGGGCGGCCGCAGCGGTCCACGCCACGCTCACCGCCCCTCTGGCCACCTCGGACGCCGACCGGGCCCTGCTGCGCGGCGCCGCGCTCACCCTGCTCGCCCGCGCGGGCGACACCGCCCTGCACGCTCCGGCGCTCACCCTGCTCGTCAGGGATCCGCAGACCCGGATCCGCTACCTGCCGCAGGCCCTGCGGGTCTTCGCCGCCGGGGACCCCAGGCTGCCCGTGGCGCTGCTGGCCGAGGTGTTCCCCGAGTACCCGGAGCCGGTGCTCGCCGCGTTCCGTGCGCGCCTCGCGGTGCCCGGGGACGCGGCCGACGAGGTCCTGGGAGCGCTGGCCGGCCTGGACACCCCTGCCCTGGCCCTGCACGCCCCCGGCCTCGTGCGGCAGTACATCGACAACCACCCGGGACGGGGGGCGCAGGCCGCCGCCTATGTGGAGCGCAGGCTGGAGCACAGCCCGGCCGCCCGCGCACTGCTGCTGCCCCTGGTGACCGGGCTGCTGCGGGACCGCCCCGCGCCCGCGCCGGTACGCGCCGCGCTGGCCCGGGTGCTCGCCGCGCCGGGCAGCGCCGGGTCCCGGCCCCTGAGGTCCGAGCTGCTGGAGGTGCTGCTGGACTTCGAGCAGGACACCGGGAGGGACCCCGCGGTGCTCGAAGCCCTGCTGCGGGCCGCGGCAGCGGGTTCCGGCCGGCGCCCCGAGGCCCGTACGAGGGCGCTGGTGCACCGCACCGGGATGCTCCTGGTGCGGACACCCGAGGGAGCCGTCCGCTTCGACCGCGGACTGGTCGACCTCGCCCGCGAGGTGCCCGGATTCGCCCTGCTCGTCACCCGGTGGCTGGCCGACGCCCCCCAGGAGTGGGCCGCCGTCGTGGGACCCAGCGCCCGGCGGACGGTGGAGGGCCTGGAGAGATCACAGCCCGGGATGCCGATGCCGATGCAGGCCGTGGGACGTGAGCATGGCAGTCTTAGACCTGCGTAA
- the truB gene encoding tRNA pseudouridine(55) synthase TruB produces the protein MTQNKTPDGLVIVDKPSGFTSHDVVAKMRGIARTRRVGHAGTLDPMATGVLVLGVEKATKLLGHLALTEKEYLGTIRLGQDTVTDDAEGEITSSTDASGVTREGIDAGVAALSGAIMQVPSKVSAIKIDGKRSYARVRGGEEFEIPARPVTISSFRVYDVREAVAEDGTPVVDLVVSVVCSSGTYIRALARDLGAGLGVGGHLTALRRTRVGPYGIDAARTLDQHQEELVVMPVAEAAASAFPRWDVDEKRARLLLNGVRVDMPAYPPGPVGVFGPDGTFLVLVEEQKGKAKSLAVFA, from the coding sequence ATGACGCAGAACAAAACGCCGGACGGCCTTGTCATCGTCGACAAGCCGTCCGGCTTCACTTCGCACGACGTCGTGGCCAAGATGCGCGGCATCGCCCGCACCCGGCGGGTCGGCCATGCGGGCACCCTGGACCCGATGGCGACCGGTGTCCTCGTGCTCGGCGTCGAGAAGGCCACCAAGCTCCTCGGCCATCTCGCACTGACCGAGAAGGAGTACCTCGGTACGATCCGGCTCGGCCAGGACACCGTCACCGATGACGCGGAGGGCGAGATCACCTCGTCCACCGACGCCTCGGGCGTGACCCGTGAGGGCATCGACGCCGGTGTCGCCGCGCTGAGCGGCGCGATCATGCAGGTGCCGTCCAAGGTCAGCGCCATCAAGATCGACGGCAAGCGTTCGTACGCCCGGGTGCGGGGCGGCGAGGAGTTCGAGATCCCGGCCCGCCCGGTGACCATCTCGTCCTTCCGCGTCTACGACGTGCGCGAGGCGGTGGCCGAGGACGGGACACCCGTGGTCGACCTGGTCGTCTCGGTCGTCTGCTCCTCGGGTACGTACATCCGGGCCCTGGCGCGTGACCTCGGTGCCGGACTCGGCGTCGGCGGGCACCTGACGGCGCTGCGGCGCACCCGCGTCGGCCCGTACGGGATCGACGCGGCCAGGACGCTCGACCAGCACCAGGAGGAGCTGGTCGTCATGCCGGTCGCCGAGGCGGCCGCTTCCGCGTTCCCCCGCTGGGACGTGGACGAGAAGCGGGCCAGGCTCCTGCTCAACGGCGTGCGGGTCGACATGCCCGCGTATCCGCCGGGTCCGGTCGGGGTCTTCGGGCCCGACGGGACGTTCCTGGTGCTCGTCGAGGAGCAGAAGGGCAAGGCCAAGAGCCTCGCCGTCTTCGCCTGA
- the rbfA gene encoding 30S ribosome-binding factor RbfA — MADNARAKKLADLIQVVVAEKLQRGIKDPRLGTHVTITDTRVTGDLREATVFYTVYGDDEERASAAAGLESAKGILRSAVGAAAGTKFTPTLAFVADALPDNAKAIEDLLDRARASDAKVREASSGATYAGDADPYRKPEDEDDESGENGEGSPSA; from the coding sequence GTGGCCGACAACGCGCGGGCAAAGAAGCTGGCGGACCTCATCCAGGTGGTGGTCGCCGAGAAACTGCAGCGCGGTATCAAGGACCCGCGTCTGGGCACGCACGTGACCATCACGGACACCCGGGTCACCGGCGACCTGCGGGAGGCCACGGTCTTCTACACGGTCTACGGCGACGACGAGGAGCGGGCGTCCGCGGCGGCCGGGCTGGAGAGCGCCAAGGGCATCCTGCGTTCGGCGGTCGGCGCGGCGGCGGGGACGAAGTTCACCCCGACCCTGGCCTTCGTGGCCGACGCCCTGCCGGACAACGCCAAGGCGATCGAGGACCTGCTCGACCGGGCACGCGCCTCGGACGCCAAGGTCCGCGAGGCATCCTCCGGCGCCACGTACGCCGGTGACGCGGACCCGTACCGCAAGCCGGAGGACGAGGACGACGAGTCCGGCGAGAACGGCGAGGGCTCACCTTCCGCATGA
- a CDS encoding DUF503 domain-containing protein, with product MYVGTLSFDLLLGDVRSLKEKRSIVRPIVAEIHRKFGVSVAETGGQDLHRRAEIGLAVVSGDTGHLTDVLDRCERMVAGRPEVELLSVRRRLHNDEDD from the coding sequence ATGTATGTGGGGACACTGTCCTTCGACCTTCTCCTCGGCGACGTACGGTCGCTGAAGGAGAAACGCTCCATCGTCCGTCCGATCGTTGCCGAGATCCACCGCAAGTTCGGGGTGAGTGTCGCGGAGACGGGCGGCCAGGACCTCCATCGCAGGGCCGAGATCGGCCTTGCCGTGGTCTCCGGGGACACCGGACACCTCACAGACGTACTGGACCGGTGCGAGCGCATGGTCGCCGGCCGGCCGGAAGTGGAGCTGCTGTCCGTACGACGGCGGCTGCACAACGACGAAGACGATTGA